The Bacteroidota bacterium DNA window TAAACCTCAAATCGTAAAAGTCCGATCTTCTCTACCCCGGCGCTAAATTCCATGTAATTATTTAGCAAATCGGTTTTCAGATAATGAAAGCCTATGATCTCTTTCAACTTTATCTTTCTGATCAATGGTATCTTGTTCAGGAAAAATCCACCGAAATTCTGTTCTGCATGAATCTCCATGCCGTAATTGTTAGTGCTGAAAGTGTAATACGGAAGGTTCTTGAACTCATCGAGGTTGAAATTCGATAGCGCTGTTTTATTTCCATTGAAGTGCAGGTAATCAGCAACAAAAGTCTGATCAACATTAAACATTTTACGATAAACAGCTTTGTAAAACAAACGGCCTAACATACCTACACTTACCTGATCATCGATCTGCAGCCTAACCATATCGTACTTCACATCACCACCTGCAAAATCAAATGCTTTTTCTATAGGCAATCCGGAACGTCGGGAATTTAGTTCCTAGATTATACTTTGAATCGGGCCGACTGATATATTTTTGTCCGATCCTGATCCTTGTTTCCAGTTCTACTACAAAAGCTTCATGAACCGGAAAACCTGTTGTACCAGTTAAAACATCAGGAACATTTAAAGTATATTCCCTGCCTTCAATATCACGGACTTTATAATCAGATGTATTCGAAAGTCTTTCTCTTTGCGAATATTCAATGTTCCATTTCCAGTCGAGCCCATTCGTAATTTCACTGCGGTAAGTCAGATCAGCATATCTTCTTTCATACAACTTCATGAAATTCTTTTCTCCAAATAAAGTATAGATCGAATTGATCAAAGGAGAAATTGGTTCTGCCGGATTAAATTGCTGAACATCGGTTCCGGCATCAAGAGTAACCGAAGCATTTTTGATCTTACTGTATCTGTAGGTTATAAGTGTGTTGGCATTCCAATGTGTGTTTGAAAAACCGTAACGCAAGGTTGAATTGATTGAAAATTCTTTCGCTTCATCTTCACCATACGACTGATAAAAAGTTCCGTCAATTCTGGAATTCCATCCTTCAACAGTATTGAAACCGGTTTCCAGAAGTGGTGAAGTAATGCCATATGATCTTTTCTTAAAGGAATTGTCCCAATAATAACCTTTCAGAAGTGCTCCAGCTGTGAATTTATTATTGACACGATCGAGTGAATCCAAATATGGTTTCGATTCTTTAATTACCTGAGCACTGTCGCGACGATGATAGTCTACTGCTTCATCATTCGTAAGTGGAATCGGACGAACAGTTTCCCAATAAAGAGAATCTTTTTTATTCGAACCTGCATTTACTTTCATGATCTCACCTTTTGCAAATCCTTCGGGCTTTGCTCCATTTAAAAGATAATTATTGAAAACGCCAATAACTACTCCATCACCTTTAAATCCAACGAAACTGAAACTATAACTCAACTGGTGGTTAAAAGGAAGAATCTTGTCACCATCAATAGTCATGAATGTTTCCCGCATCCTGAATGTATCAATGAATTCCATCTGCTGATCTTTTGTAATGAAAAGATCCGCACTATTGATATACCAGTCATCATCTGCTATGTAGATTGTTCCCGTAAATACAGGATCAGATCTTCGTTTCGGAATAACAGAGATCTTGTTGATCGTCTTTCCATTTTCAATGAAAGTTCCTTCCAGCCTGTACTTGTAGGAGAAAAATGCATTGGCACTAATTGGCGAAATAATTCCTCTGGGTGTTATGCCTGAAAGATTGACAATATTATCGTACAGATTGATCAGCACGTCAGCCGATTGATTAAAGCTATAGGTCCGGGCAGATCCGCTTACTTTGCTGCTGATCATTTCCTCCTTGAAATCATTTGGTTGTTTATAAAACAAATGTGAAACCGATTCACTCAGATAAAACATCTTTGTTGTTGTATCCATGAATTCATTAGCATCAATTTTTTCACCCATAAATGATTTCGGATGATCCGTCAGTCGTTGGGTCGATTTCACATATGCATCACATGCAAATTCCTTGATCTGGTCTCTGTAAAATTTTCTTTTATTCTGGGCATTTCTGATCACTTCATAAGCAGGATCTTCGGCATCGGCTCTGATCACAACTGCTTTCAAATTAACCGTTTCCTGATTCAATTGCATATTCAGAGTGACCGTTGAATTCTGCACTACAACTTTTTCTACTTTGGCAGTATAACCGATCATTTTATAGGTCAGTTCATGAGTTCCCTGATTCAGATCCAGCCGGTATTCACCTTCAACATTTGCAGTTGTTCCAATGCTTGTTCCGGCAATGAAAACACTGACAAATGGCAATGGCTGGTTTTTTTCATCAACAACATGGCCTGTAACTACTATGCCTTTGGCATTGACAGAAATTAAAATAAATAGTAAAATGTATAATTTACGTAGCGCTGATCTCATTGTTTAGTTCTAGTATTCCGTTTGTAAATGCTTTCCATGAAAATTTCTCACTATCAACTGATGCGTTTTTAGCAAATTCATTTTCCCTGTTGTGATTGTAAAAGTCAGAAATTGCATGTGCTATTGATTGCGCATTTCTTTCTGTAACATACCCTACTCTTTTATCTGCAACGATCTCTGCCAATCCGCCAACTTTGGTAACCAGCATAGGCCGGCCAAAGTAGTAAGCGATCTGAGTAATTCCGCTTTGTGTTGCACTTTTGTATGGCTGTACGACCAGATCTGCCGCACAAAAGTAATTCTTAACTTCATCTTTACCTATAAAAGAAGTATGCAGGATAAATCTGTTCTCTGCATTCAACTCATTGATGCGATCAAGATATGGTTTGTTGTCCTCGTAAAATTCACCTGCAATGAGTAGCCTGACATTCTGCTGCTTTACTTCCGGCTCATTCATCGCTTCAATCAAAAGATCAAGTCCTTTATACGAACGTATGAATCCAAAGAAAAGAATCAGTTTATCGTTTTCCGGAATTGACAACTTCTTTCTGGCTTCACTCTTTGAAATTGCTTCACCAAAGATATTATAGACCGGATGCGGAATGAATTTCTTTTTCCTTGTTGATGTAAATTTTGTCAGATCGCTAAGAACGGATTTTGACATTGTAATAAATGCATCACAATTATTTACAAAATACTTTGTGAACATACTATCACCGGGCCGTTTTTCATGGGGAATCACATTATCAGTAATTGCAATAACATGAATGGATTTTCTTCGTAACAATTTAGCAATTGTCCCTAATGCCGGCGCCATAAACGGTAACCAATATCTAATGATTACGAGATCAGGTTTTTCATTTGCAATTTTATTTGCAGTACTAAACCATGACATAGGATTCACAGAACTTATCGTTGAAGAAATCTTCAGTTCAGGATTTGCTTCTCCAATTGCATTTTGTGTTTTACCAGGAAACAGAAATTTAGGATATTGAAAATAGAATGAATACAACGAAGCCGGAATCCCTTCTTTTTGAAAAGCAATTGCAAGCGCTTCATTGAAATCAGCGATGCCGCCACGAAGAGGATATGCCGGTCCGACTATAACTACTTTCAAATTTTCTTGCTTTAAGTCCTCAGAGATTACACTTCTTTTCGATCAGATATTTATTTCTTTCAGGCGATGAACGGGAAACCAATTCACCGATAAATCCTGCCAGAAATAATTGTGTTCCTATGATCATCGAAGTAAGAGCTATATAAAATGAAGGTCTATCCGTAATTAACCTTGCTGCATAATTATGATAAACACTGTATAATTTGCTTGCACCTAAATAAACAGAAGCAATAAATCCAATTACAAACATCAATGTTCCGAGTAATCCGAAGAGATGCATTGGCTTCTTTCCGAAACGTGAAACAAAAGTAATCGACAACAAGTCAAGGAACCCATTGATAAATCGTTCGAGACCGAATTTGGTTACACCATATTTGCGCGCTCTGTGTTCAACTACCTTCTCTCCTATTTTTGAAAATCCGGCCCATTTGGCTATGACAGGAATGTACCGATGCATTTCACCATACACTTCAATACTTTTTGCAACTTCTCTTCTGTATGATTTCAGTCCACAGTTGAAGTCATGCAAATTATTTATACCGGACATTTTTCTTGTCGCCCAGTTGAAAAATTTAGTAGGAATTGTTTTTGAAAGCGGATCATATCGTTTCTTTTTCCATCCGGAAATAAGATCATACCCATCTTTCACGATCATGTCGTAAAGCCCGGGAATTTCATCCGGACTATCCTGAAGATCGGCATCCATAGTGATCAGAACTCTTCCCTGTGAAGCGATAAAACCTTCATTCAAAGCTGCAGATTTACCATAGTTTCTGCGAAAGCGGATTGCTTTGATCGAACGATTCTGTTCTGAAAGTTTTTCGATTACCTCCCAAGACTTATCCTTACTGCCATCGTCGATCAGGATTATTTCATACGAATAATTATTCGCATTCATAACCCTTACGATCCAGTCGCAAAGTTCAGGCAACGATTCTTCTTCGTTGTAAAGTGGGATGACAACCGATATATCCACTGATTTCTTAACCTTGAGTTGAATTAAATGGAGTATCTTCTTTTTTCAGGAAGACAGCAATTAATAATGAAAACACAAATCCCAAAAACACATTTGTAATTACCGAAAAGACGAATAACCACGATGGTTGCATGAATTTTCTAGTCCAGTCGATTCCCATTTGCATTTGCTCTTCTGACAATCCTTGCTTAACCATGTTCTCTTGTGCGGCAGCGATGATCTGATCGATCATATCCGGTGCTATGTACATAAAAAACACTACTGAAAAAGCGGCACTGATCAAACCACTGTACAAGGCGATCAAGGTTCCGGTACCAAGTGCTTTGGAATAACTGATATAGCCACCAAGATCCTGATCACGGTACGATTTGATTCCCAGAATGATCACAATTGCAAGTACTGCATAACTTAAATATTGCGGCGCTTTGCTTTGAATGTCGGTTCCCATAAAATAAAACAGGAGAAAAAGCACAATACTGATAAGGCCACAAATGGCCCCATACGTAAAGGAGATTTTGTTCTGAGTACGATTGTTTTCCATTCTATATGATGTTTGTTGCAAACCTACATGAAATCCTTTAATAGACAAAAGAAACAGTCTACGGTAATAGCCTACTTTTGAACAACATAGGAAGCAGTTGTTTTACATGGTAAGCAGCATCAATAAATCATTCTTTTTTTTCCTAAAATAATCACTTTCTCTGGTATGAATTAATGATTTTCTTACTTTTGCAGCGGGTAAGTCCTATACGACCAGCTCCTGCTAACCTCCCCAGGCCGGGAACGGAGCAAGGATCTGCGGTTGAGCGGTGCGATATAGTAAGCTTACCCATTTTTTGTTTCTTTTTTTTAAGTGTACTGCGTTTGTCTCGTAATTCGAGATCCGAAAATCGATCGGTTCATTTTTCAGCAGTTTGAATCTGGCTGCCGGTTTGCCAATCCGAAATCCGCATTCCGAAATCCGAAATCAAACACTATCTTCGCAGGCAAAATTCAACTACATGAAATTCTTTATTGATACAGCCAATTTAGCACAGATCAAAGAAGCCGAAGATCTTGGGGTTCTTGATGGTGTTACTACAAATCCTTCTTTAATGGCTAAGGAAGGTATCACCGGACAAAATAATATTCTAAAGCATTATGTTGATATCTGTAACATTGTTTCAGGTGATGTGAGTGCTGAAGTTATTTCCACTGACTTCAAAGGAATGGTTGACGAAGGTGAAATGCTTGCTTCCCTTCATCCACAGATCGTCGTGAAAATTCCGATGATCAAAGATGGTGTGAAGGCATTGAAATATTTTTCCGACAAAGGAATTAAAACAAATTGCACACTGGTATTTTCTGCCGGACAAGCATTGCTTGCTGCAAAAGCAGGTGCAACATATGTTTCTCCTTTCCTTGGTCGCCTTGATGATATTAACCAGGATGGAATCGAACTGATCGAACAGATCGTTTTCATCTATCAGAACTACGATTTCGAAACACAAGTACTTGCTGCATCTATTCGCAGTCCGTTACACATCGTTCGCTGCGCAGAAGCCGGTGCTGATGTTGCAACGTGCCCGTTGAATGCAATCCTTGACCTGCTAAAACATCCTTTGACTGATTCAGGTTTGGCGAAGTTTTTGGCGGATGCTAAAGGGGTTAAATAAGGATTTCGGAATGCGGAATGCGGATTTCGGATTTCGGATTTCGGAATGGGGACCTGGCAAGTGTATTCGAATTTTTTAGTACACAATTATTAAATTTAGATATAAAATTGCCTACAACGCACCAATTCCGAAATCCGCATTCCGAAATAATACATCATTCTAAATAATAGCTTAAAATGCTCCTTAGGTTCCAAGGCAAAACGGTCAATGAAAAATACATCGACCAGATAGTGCAGACTTTAAAGTCGGGTGGAATAATTATCATTCCGACCGATACTGTCTATGCACTTGCCGGCGATATTCATAGTTCAAAAGCCATGGAAAGGATCTGTCGATTCAAGAATATCAAACCTGAGAAAGCGAACTTTTCTTTTTTGTGTTCCGGGCTAAGTAACATTTCAGAATTCACAAAGCCATTCAATACTGAGATTTTCCGGTTGATGAAAAATTCTCTTCCGGGTCCATTCACATTTATCCTGAATGCCAACAATAATGTGCCGGCAATTTTTAAATCGAATAAGAAAACTATCGGTATCAGAGTACCGGATAATATTATTTCGCAAGCTATCATTGAAGCATTAGGAAATCCGTTAATGGTAACTTCTGTACATGATGACGATCAGTTTTACGATTATGTTACCGATCCTGAAGTGATCGACGAACGGTTCGGTGCACAAGTTGATATTGTTGTTGATGGTGGAATGAGTGAATTCGAACCTTCAACAGTAATTGATTGTACGGGAAATGAACCATTGCTGATTCGTCAGGGTAAAGGTGAAATCCCAATGCAAGGGACTGAGAACAACAATAAATTTTTATAAGATCTCCACTGAAATTTTTGAATCGCTTAAATGCTGTTTGAGAAAAGTTCCATCACCATGTACAGTATAAATTTTCGATGGATTACATTGTCTGATCATTTCCAATAAACCATTCCAATCGGCATGATCACTGATTGGCAGAACCCGATCACATTCATAATATGATTGCTTCCACCCTGTGGCGAAAACTTTCAGTACATTTTTATTTCTTGAAAATCGTCTGAACTGAGATGGTGAAACGATATAAAAGCTACGCTCCTGTTCTTTGAATTCAGTCCGTCGATATGGCTTCCAGGTACCAAGATCAAATCCGAAAGATGAATAAATATCATTGAATGGAATAATCTCAGGATGTACATAAACCGGAATCTCAGGAAATTTTTCTGTTATAAGCTTACTTATTCTTTGCGCTTTACCAATGGCATAAGCACCGATCACAACATTGACATTTTCCGCTGCCAGCTCTTCAAGAACTTTTACAGGATCAGGATGTTCGTATTCTGGCGAAGCAAAAGTAGTTTCAGTGATGAGATGATCGCATTTAATATATTCAAACGATTCACAACTCGTATCTGCCTGTGTCTTGAAATCTCCGGTATATAAATAACGTTCACCGGCATATTCCATCAGGATCTGCGCACTTCCTAGCATGTGTCCTGCAGGATAAAATGTTATGCTGACATCATTAAGAAAAAATGGTTTGCCATATTCTACAACATTAAACTGAGTAAATAATCTCAAACCATGCCGATGATCCATGGCTTCGTAGTTAGCTACGAAGCCAACTTTGAACATTGAACTTTGAACATTGAACTATTTAGACATTATCTCCCCATGTATCTTGAGCACCTGCGGTACCACCATCTGCACTTCATCATTATAAATCACAAAATCCGATCGCTTGATCAGTTCTTCGTCGCTTAGTTGAGATGTAATTATCTTCTCGATCTCTGCTTTTGATTTTTTATCGCGTTGACGGATGCGTTCTATGCGGAGTTCGAGTGGTGAAATTACTGCTATTACCAGATCGCATTGCTTGTTTGCTCCGCTTTCAAATAAGATCGCTGCTTCTTTCAGGACATATGGATAACTTTTATGACTCTCGACCCAGTTTTCAAAATCTCGTTTTACGAGTGGATGAACCAGTTTATTTAATATTTCTAGTTTTTCTTCATCGTTAAAAACGATCTCTGCAAGTTTCTTGCGATTTATATTTCCATTTTTGTCAATTGCATCTTCAGAGACTAATTCCCTTACACTTTGTTTTAATTCTGGATACTTGTTGTACAAAAGTTTAGCCGCAGAATCTGCTTCGTAGACAGGAATCTTCAGTTGTTCAAATATCTTGCACACAACCGATTTTCCGCTGCCAATACCTCCGGTGATCCCGATAATTTTCATTGCTTGCGGAGTATATAATCGACACGTTCAGGATCTGCAGTTGCAGTCCTTACAAAAGATGGCCGGGTAATAAGTTGAATGGAGATCTTATCGGGATGTGTATTCTCAAGATTTGTTGCATCAACAATTGCATCAAACATTGCCGGAGAAACCTTATTGAAATCACTTAACGATGTTACATATCTGACTTTTACTTTTTCAGGAAAGGTCTTCAGTGTAAATCCACGGGAAACATTGACCGGATTAATTGGAATCTCAACAGTTCCTTCTGTAAATTTTTCTACAGGAACAATAATTGTCACTTCTGAAATATCATATGTCAGGAGTTTATTTTTGACCAGGTTAACTTTACGTTTTAAAGTCGATCTTAATTCACCTGTCTCAACAAGTTCAGTCTTTATGAATTTCAGTTTAGATAAAACTGCCGGCGGACCTGATACTTCTACAAAGGCCGGTGAAGCAAACGGAGTTCCACTCGTATCAAATTGTCTTGCAAAACTTGCTTTCAGATCGATGAAGACCGGTACTGATTGCGTAACCCTATCCCTGAAATTAAAGATGATAGAATCAGGTTCAAAACCGGAAACAGTTACATCTTTTCCGAGTTGCTGATTGAAGTCCGGCAAAAAAGCTTTTGTTGCCAACGACATGAATCCGGAAGAAACCGAAGTAGATTTCATCTTTGAAGCCACATCGATTTCAATTGGATCCTGCTTTTTATCGAAGCCAAATGCAATGATTCTGAAACCACTTGTTCTGACAACCACAGAGATCTCCTTCGGAAGATCATTGATCACCACTTTTTTCCCGGGAATGTTTACATACGTTACCGGAATGCTGATCCGCGTATTGTAATCATTGGAAAGCGCAATCAGACACCAGAATAATGATGCAATACCAAAGCATACGAGCACAACTGAAAATCTTCTGTTCAGC harbors:
- a CDS encoding carboxypeptidase-like regulatory domain-containing protein — translated: MRSALRKLYILLFILISVNAKGIVVTGHVVDEKNQPLPFVSVFIAGTSIGTTANVEGEYRLDLNQGTHELTYKMIGYTAKVEKVVVQNSTVTLNMQLNQETVNLKAVVIRADAEDPAYEVIRNAQNKRKFYRDQIKEFACDAYVKSTQRLTDHPKSFMGEKIDANEFMDTTTKMFYLSESVSHLFYKQPNDFKEEMISSKVSGSARTYSFNQSADVLINLYDNIVNLSGITPRGIISPISANAFFSYKYRLEGTFIENGKTINKISVIPKRRSDPVFTGTIYIADDDWYINSADLFITKDQQMEFIDTFRMRETFMTIDGDKILPFNHQLSYSFSFVGFKGDGVVIGVFNNYLLNGAKPEGFAKGEIMKVNAGSNKKDSLYWETVRPIPLTNDEAVDYHRRDSAQVIKESKPYLDSLDRVNNKFTAGALLKGYYWDNSFKKRSYGITSPLLETGFNTVEGWNSRIDGTFYQSYGEDEAKEFSINSTLRYGFSNTHWNANTLITYRYSKIKNASVTLDAGTDVQQFNPAEPISPLINSIYTLFGEKNFMKLYERRYADLTYRSEITNGLDWKWNIEYSQRERLSNTSDYKVRDIEGREYTLNVPDVLTGTTGFPVHEAFVVELETRIRIGQKYISRPDSKYNLGTKFPTFRIAYRKSI
- a CDS encoding glycosyltransferase; the encoded protein is MKVVIVGPAYPLRGGIADFNEALAIAFQKEGIPASLYSFYFQYPKFLFPGKTQNAIGEANPELKISSTISSVNPMSWFSTANKIANEKPDLVIIRYWLPFMAPALGTIAKLLRRKSIHVIAITDNVIPHEKRPGDSMFTKYFVNNCDAFITMSKSVLSDLTKFTSTRKKKFIPHPVYNIFGEAISKSEARKKLSIPENDKLILFFGFIRSYKGLDLLIEAMNEPEVKQQNVRLLIAGEFYEDNKPYLDRINELNAENRFILHTSFIGKDEVKNYFCAADLVVQPYKSATQSGITQIAYYFGRPMLVTKVGGLAEIVADKRVGYVTERNAQSIAHAISDFYNHNRENEFAKNASVDSEKFSWKAFTNGILELNNEISAT
- a CDS encoding glycosyltransferase family 2 protein gives rise to the protein MDISVVIPLYNEEESLPELCDWIVRVMNANNYSYEIILIDDGSKDKSWEVIEKLSEQNRSIKAIRFRRNYGKSAALNEGFIASQGRVLITMDADLQDSPDEIPGLYDMIVKDGYDLISGWKKKRYDPLSKTIPTKFFNWATRKMSGINNLHDFNCGLKSYRREVAKSIEVYGEMHRYIPVIAKWAGFSKIGEKVVEHRARKYGVTKFGLERFINGFLDLLSITFVSRFGKKPMHLFGLLGTLMFVIGFIASVYLGASKLYSVYHNYAARLITDRPSFYIALTSMIIGTQLFLAGFIGELVSRSSPERNKYLIEKKCNL
- a CDS encoding DUF4199 domain-containing protein, which produces MENNRTQNKISFTYGAICGLISIVLFLLFYFMGTDIQSKAPQYLSYAVLAIVIILGIKSYRDQDLGGYISYSKALGTGTLIALYSGLISAAFSVVFFMYIAPDMIDQIIAAAQENMVKQGLSEEQMQMGIDWTRKFMQPSWLFVFSVITNVFLGFVFSLLIAVFLKKEDTPFNSTQG
- the fsa gene encoding fructose-6-phosphate aldolase, encoding MKFFIDTANLAQIKEAEDLGVLDGVTTNPSLMAKEGITGQNNILKHYVDICNIVSGDVSAEVISTDFKGMVDEGEMLASLHPQIVVKIPMIKDGVKALKYFSDKGIKTNCTLVFSAGQALLAAKAGATYVSPFLGRLDDINQDGIELIEQIVFIYQNYDFETQVLAASIRSPLHIVRCAEAGADVATCPLNAILDLLKHPLTDSGLAKFLADAKGVK
- a CDS encoding threonylcarbamoyl-AMP synthase, with translation MLLRFQGKTVNEKYIDQIVQTLKSGGIIIIPTDTVYALAGDIHSSKAMERICRFKNIKPEKANFSFLCSGLSNISEFTKPFNTEIFRLMKNSLPGPFTFILNANNNVPAIFKSNKKTIGIRVPDNIISQAIIEALGNPLMVTSVHDDDQFYDYVTDPEVIDERFGAQVDIVVDGGMSEFEPSTVIDCTGNEPLLIRQGKGEIPMQGTENNNKFL
- a CDS encoding exonuclease, translating into MFKVGFVANYEAMDHRHGLRLFTQFNVVEYGKPFFLNDVSITFYPAGHMLGSAQILMEYAGERYLYTGDFKTQADTSCESFEYIKCDHLITETTFASPEYEHPDPVKVLEELAAENVNVVIGAYAIGKAQRISKLITEKFPEIPVYVHPEIIPFNDIYSSFGFDLGTWKPYRRTEFKEQERSFYIVSPSQFRRFSRNKNVLKVFATGWKQSYYECDRVLPISDHADWNGLLEMIRQCNPSKIYTVHGDGTFLKQHLSDSKISVEIL
- a CDS encoding dephospho-CoA kinase, encoding MKIIGITGGIGSGKSVVCKIFEQLKIPVYEADSAAKLLYNKYPELKQSVRELVSEDAIDKNGNINRKKLAEIVFNDEEKLEILNKLVHPLVKRDFENWVESHKSYPYVLKEAAILFESGANKQCDLVIAVISPLELRIERIRQRDKKSKAEIEKIITSQLSDEELIKRSDFVIYNDEVQMVVPQVLKIHGEIMSK